A segment of the Anopheles cruzii chromosome 2, idAnoCruzAS_RS32_06, whole genome shotgun sequence genome:
ATAGGGCCCTATTATGACTATTGTTTGTAGGACCAAACGTTAAACTCGATAAACGATAAACAATCAAATCGCATTACATATAATCCTTATATAATATAATACttatatataatatataagTCGCATTACATATAATCCAAATATATATTGCATAATTGCATAATGTAATGCAATCACTCTGTTGTAGTGCACTACTCCATTGTTATTAGTGCAAATTTTATCTTAGGTATCATTCGTTGTTCAAAAGATATGATTGTTTGCTACATTatgaaacaattattttgccGGACACTTTGGATCAGAGGAATCGAAGGATCAAGAAATATTACCTATAAGATGTTTTATTTACTCTTCCTACTTGCTTACCAACATGTACAGGGTGCGTATTCACGACAGGGTATATTTAAATGTTAGGTAACTTCGCCTCCTGTcaatcgattttgacaaatcagccagattcggaaacgtcagtctatgccgttttagtcatggatcaacTTACGGCAAAACAGCGGGCTAAAATTGTGGCGCTTTACATTTAAACAATCGAATAACTGTATAAACTGTGAACATTTTCCGTGCTTATTGCTGCCGAATTTATTCttacttctttctgtggggctatttgaaaagtaaggtttatgccagccaaccgaaaaccattgaagaactgaaagctaacatcacagcaGAAATTGCCGCTATTATGCCagaaatgttgtcaaaaacaatggaaaatgaccaaaaacaattaaaaatgcccgttttttgtgtgtttaatggaggTAGTCATTTAAACGATATTGTACTCTAAGTGAATTATCTAAGTGTTAATAAACAGTATTCTATatcctaaataaatcttgttcgcCAAAATCGACAGAAAAACGGCGGAGTTatccaacatttaaatatcccctGTCGTGAATATGCACCCTGTAGATATTTCTCTAGCGCTAGCACCTTGGCTGTTCTAGGCTGTTAAGCACCTTGATCCTATTCTGGAGAATATTCTTTTAATGAGAATAATGTATTAGcaatgtaatgtaatgtataCTGTAGTTTCAACAACACTCAAACACGTTTCATTGCAGATAAGATTTTAACCACGTGTTCCAGCTATGATGACTCCGCGGCGGTGCTCGACCACTATTCGTTCTGTAGTCTTTGATGTAAACCGCTATTTGCAGTCCATAAACGTACACCATTAACTTCACAGTATTATAATCTCTGGTGTCCATGAAGTCTAGTAGCCACCATGACGAGCTTGCCACTTGTTGCGCTCATTGCAACCGTTCGATTCGTGTATTCGTTTTGCCTTTTAATTTGCGCAGACACTTTTGTAAATCATTGTTGTGCTGCTTAACATAGGGCTCCCTTCGAATAGTTTGGATTGTTACCAATTCAAAAATCTCCAGCTTACGGTTCTAATAGTCCGTATACTATTTTCTCCGACATGGGTTAGCGAACGTTTGGTTCGTCGGATTCCAACATTGAAGAACCACAAAACATGAAGGTAACTGAAGCGAAAAATGTCTCAGTTCGGATAGAAACTTTTCATACGTATTTGAGCAGAGCATTTCAGCATTTATTTGTTGCttgtgaaacaaataaaatcgtAAGCAACAGAGACATGGAACGAACCTAGAGTTTTACCACAGATCGATTGAATAAAACTTTCAATATGCGGACAAAATTCCAATTTTTATTTGTCTAATACGCGTTTATGTGGTTTATTGATattgaagaagaagaatcgaAGTAATATTCTATTTCTAGACTGCAAAACACAGAAATGCTTTTCAATCGTCAAAAAGATTCCAACAACCGTCATAAAGATTCACTTACCATCATACGGCATTCGactgaaaaagaaagtaacaaaaacagaagcaaaaaaatcctttttttattcacaGTTATCTGAAACATCGATAATCGGAGGACTTTGGTCCTTCTTATTCTGTTGcaagtttacaatattttgaccaaatgttttttaaagttttttttttgtatgtgaagtttcattaaaatgttacagaaaaagagcatcagagattaacattgtttaacattgtctctggtgcaggccaagactgctcagcggttgtagcgccaaaagaagaagaagtttcatttcaatcggtcactttaTTCTTTGTATAAagagaataacaataacgcgttactcttttatatatcaggctggggaaaaagtaatccattattttctcggtagatgacttaagtgatcgatatctcgtgaagtatcgatcgtacagttttaaaattaggcttgttttaaagctgatactgcacacttaaaaagatgctttcactgtttattgtttgttccattcgtttgtgagttatagggtgtaaacaatggaagtcaccaaagaaaaaattgggtatattttacaatttttgtccgataaaggcgaaattttaagctaggccgctgaaattttgcatggtgttcacggtgccgatgctctaatAGCTAGCTACATTAAATTTTGGCTTTGTTGACCCTAttcagttttatttatgttaaagcctggGCAGATACGTCaacgaaaatgtcgataaaatcacagaaataatcaaagttgatcggcatgttggtagtcagagcatcggtcaggagctgaagattaactatcaaatagttttaagccatttgcgcaaggctggatttagaaagaagctcgatgtttgggtgccaccctatttacaccaaaaacatgatggctcgaatctccatcggcgaagttttggctaaacggaatgaaaacgaaccatttcttaaacggataggtactggggatgagaaatgggatacatacgacaatactgtgtgaaagtaatcatggtctaagcgtggtgaagcatcctaaccggtggtcaaaccaagaCTCACGGCCAAggaggttctactgggtatatggtgggactcgaaaggaatcgtttattatgagttgctcccgtggagtcaaacactaaatttcagacctctactgtcaataactgcaccgttcaaagctagcaattgcccagaaacgatcagaatcggccaacggaagaggttttgtgttccattaggaaaacgaaatgtcacgcacgtctttagtgattcaccagaaagtccgagattttgtttgggatgttttaatgcatccaccgtatagtccggaccttgcactaagcgaatgacacatttttcccgcattacaaaatttcctgaatgatgaaaaactgagatcaaaaaagggttgtgaaaatggattgctccagtttttcgtcaataacaactaagccttttacaaaagaggcattaccagcctacctttgaaaagacaacaaattttccaacaaaacggtacatatttgacgtaaatcagaccatcggaagtatcttaaattatgttttgaatttcacccaaaaataatggattactttttccccaaccttatattaggttggggaaaaagaaatccattattttctcggttgATGActttaatgatcgatatcttgtgaagtatcgatcgtacagtttcaagttcaggctcgttttaaagctgatactttccacttaaaaaatgctttcacagtttattgtttgttctattcgtttgtgagttacagggtgttaacaatggaggtcaacgcaaagaaaattcggtatattttacagtttttctttgtaaaagccgaaaattcaagctaggcggctgaaattttgcatgttgtTTATGGTGGGGATACTCTAACAcctagttgcgataaattttggtttcgttgacccgcCAAGCTTTTCAAAAAACATACCGTTTGAGTTcaagacctaccactttgtaaataaatgtttcatatttctcaattttctccaaccaaaattgtattttatacatacaTTTGttgaatcaacctttcaaataaaaaaaaagtaaatgaaaaaaaccaaTCTTAAATGAACCACCCTTTgtaaggttggctaaaaagtaatcgattattttctcggtagatcgctttagtgatcgatatctcgtgaagtatcgattgTACAGTTTCATGTTTaagctcgttttaaagctgacagttcacacttcaaaaaatgctttcactgttttttgtttgttctattcgtttgtgagtcactggaagtcaacaaagagaaaattcggtacataCTCTAACAACTAGTtacgtgcaattttggttttacCGATTcggttcagttatttttttatgttaaagatgcagCTCGCACTGGCAGAaacgtcgtcgaaaatgtcggtaaaatcacagaaataatcaaagtttatcggcatgttagtaatcagagcatcaaccaggagctaaagatgaaccataaaacagttttaagatatttgcgcaaagctagattcacaaagaagctcgatcgaatttccatctgggagtttttggccaaacggaattaAATTTACTCCTTTCTGAAACAtatgggtactggggatgagcAATGGAATGGAGATGAGCAATGGAATGGGGATGAGCAATGGAAGAAGCTCAACCAATGGCCAGAATTGGCACACAGAAGAGTTGTTGTGTTCCATCGGGACATCAAAAAGTAACACACGTCTATAGTAACTCGTCAAAAACTatgggagcttggttgggaagttttaatgcatccaccgtatagtccataccttgcaccaagcgattatcACCTATTtcacgcattacaaaattttctgagtgatgaaaaattgagatcaacAAACGGTACATTTTTTACGCCAATCGGACGATGgaaaacatcttaaataaaggGTGAAGGTTCatgccaaaaaaaaggatttcttGTTAGCCAATCTTATATGCGCCAAAGATGCGATAAAGTTCGTTCGCCAAtagttaaacaaaaaatagttttAGGGTGTGATCGTGAATGTTCGATATTTTTATAAATTCCGTGCCGAACCTACTTTGCTGTGCCTGTAATTTGTACTGCAAACATCGTAATCAGAAGCCTCGTGGTTCATATTTAAAGGTTCGAAGTTTACGGAACTTGCAAGCGATTGTCAAAAATTAAGGGAGAAACGAATAAGAAAACAGTGAAGCCTAACAAGAAAAAGGATCGAGATATTAAGACTTCACAATGGGAAACTTTCGTAATTAGTCTTTAATAACCAGCAAACATATGCGAGCAGTATGCAACATGATGCGTGAGAATTTgggttttcgctttcgatttcgtttaCTTCTCAAAACAGAAGTTTACAGCGGTAGTAACTCTCACTAGAAATTTTCCACTGAATAAATGACGTGCTTTCTTCACTCACTTACCTTTCACctttcttctccttctccaACTACGAGCCATTCCGTATCCAGGCGAACACAACGAAAACTCCCCACGTTCAGTTCAATTGaatacttttgcttttttttattcattcttttgcttttcctcGCTTCTGTCTTCTTGTTCGATGGTCTTCGTTTCAGCGCCATCATTAGGCGCTGCAATGcttttctcactctcactctcagTAAGCTGCCAAAGTTTTTCTCACGCAGCTTTTCAAACTTTTGTGGTTGCGTTTTTCGACTTTTATCTGCGGTGCaatggttttttgtgtttgtttcccaGATTACGTACATTGCTCTTCTACGTGATAAATTTAGACGAATTTCTGTGCCTGGATGgatcttttcctttttcgttttgtgtcTGTTTCTTTACATCTTTATGTGTCTGATTTCCGTATTACTTAGTCAAACATCTTTCTTCCAAATCCGTTCACGCAGCCACCATTGGCGATGTGCACCCTACTAGACAACATTATAGTTTGTTGAATATTCTAATTGTTTTTGTACATGTTAAATACAGACTTAAAAACTCTATATAGCATACCACAACTTCTTACATGTATGTCATTTCTGGATCTGTATACCCAACACTAAGTTACTCTTATCGCTGTCGTATTGGGCTTTTCTACAAAGCTACAGCTCTCAGTATAAATTAAAGCAGTATAGAACGTTTAATGTTTAGTACAATTTTAAGCTAGTTATGCCCTCGAGCACCCATTATATACCGAGACAATTAACTGAATTCAAAATCAATAATAACTCAATCACTCAATTATTCAACATAAaatgatgctgatggtttCTGACGAAATGCGAAGGATAGCATCATTGGATTCTCCAATTCTACAATTACCGAACATggtatttttttgcttcagcAAGTGCTTCCAGCTTATGTTAAATAGACAGGTATTTTTCTTAACCTGTTCAACAATCTTCGTATGAGATGGATTCTTTTTTCCATCGGAACAATCTTCTGAAATATCCTTTTCAGATTTCTGTTCAGATTATATTAAGAATTTAGAATTAGAGAATTTATCTCTAATGCTACCGAATAGCATATTCGTTGAAGATGGTGGTTTCGTACGCCAACAGCAAAGCTTTTTTTAATCTCTGTATTAAGCAATACAGCAGTGTTATCGCCTTACACAACTATCATCAATCACAGACACAAAAACCCTAGCATTATCTTCTTATGTGTATTAGCTGGCAGTATTGTTACGCTGGCCTTATACATTCTTGCACCTTGCGTCTGGATGGCTGAATCATCACCTGGTCATCTCTTTAGCCATCATTCCCGCATTCCCGCATTCCCAGCATTTGGTCATCTCTTTAGCCATCATTTCCGTAGGCACGTAGGCATTTTTGATGCAATCCTAACGTAACtgtataaattatttcaatttgcaGATCTAAGCAGTCCGATACGTAACCGATTTAAACCAGCTTGGCATAAATCACTTTATGTTAGCTGGCTTTATCGTCATACTACAGTCATactttttcattgtttcatttcattgtaTTTTTTCATAGAATCGGATTTGGCAGATTAAACTCTTTTTCAACTTGATCCCTGCTATTGTAGTTTAAGGTTAACCAAACGTCTTCTCCACTGATGACAGCTCGAACTAAACCGGCAGTATCGTACTGTTGTGCTTTTTAAGGATATATTCCCGTATCggtaaaacttttttttttttggattgTATTCTATTGACCACACTACTTCTGCTGCCAATGCCACTGAATGCATGTTTGGGTTTCTGATCCAAAAGCTCGTTAACTGTTAAAAGAGtaacaaaaatgtaaaaatttaaaaaaaattatagtGAGTTGTTGGATTCGATTTAAAGGATGACGAGTTAACCAAAACTTCgaaaaagttttaaataaaagcATTCAACTATGCCATTCAAACCTCGAATGAACTTGTTGATAGCACTAAGATATTTTTGGTTTATGTATTGAATTCTAACTAAAAtcatttctattgtttttttttcttaaaaagTAAGTTTGCAACAATACTCTGCATGTCGAATATGTTGTAAAATATAGTTTTTCTACTGGATATGTAAAGCATTGTCTTAGGCTTTAAAAGACACTGGTCCTATGAAATATTTATAGTATGAGAGCGTTTTCGTAAGACTTACCCGATTCCGGTGAAAGACCAATAGCCGATGTGCCGGTGTGATAGGATCCACCGCTTTTGTAGTACAGGGGCGTCGGTCGAACATTGAACCGTGCTGTTGGTTCCGACTCATGGTAGTCTTCGCGTACATTGTCTTGGTGTTGATGTGTTCGATGATGTTCGAAATGATGGTTATGCAGTTGTTGCTGCCACAGTGCCGTCGTCCATGGCTGTGGTGTCACGACATAGATTTTTTCCTTTGTGATGGGTGATATAGCGATCTTGACGTTATGCCAACCAAGTCGGCTGCTTTTTCCCAATTTATCGCGAAAATTGGGCAGCATAGTTGTAGTGAGGAACTCCCACGGAATCGCTTTGGTAACGCGTTGCAGCGATAGTGTGCTAGATTTACGCGCAAAATCGTCAGAACCGAATTCCTGCTCCGTCCAAGTATCTATCTTGCGCTGCAGCTCGTTGAGATTAATCTCTCCATTATTGCGCTCGTAAATCGGACTAGCGGTTGTGAATTCATCGGTTACGTCCGTTGATTCCTTTATGGTATCGTTGGTAACTTTCGTCGATATAGACGTCGTGATCGTTGGAGTTGTGGCAGTTTGTCTAACACTACTCTTTAGAGTGCTGGTGCGATAGTACTGGAGCATGGTCAGATTCGAGCCTAATGGCGGCCTTATGGTTTGCGCCGTTTCCGACGCAAGCAGATCGGCTCGAAAATGCTTTGGTCCCTTGGGGATAATCTTTGTGGCGCGGAGAAGCTGTGAGATTGTTGTGCGGGATTTCTGAGCGTACGTTGTTGGAGATATCTTAAATCGTGTATTGTTAGCGTAGTGTGGTGTGATTGGTTTGGTGTATTTTGAAAGTGCCACTAGAGGTTTAGCGTTTTTCGAGGATGAGGACGCGCCCAATCCAACTTCATCTGAGGGCCTATCATCGACGGGCAATGGAGAGGTAAACCGTTCATATCCTGACCTTACACTCGTCAGACTACTTAAGCTTAAGCTTGAGACCGGTGGTAATGGCGTCATCTTCGGGATACGTACAGTGAATGGTTTTGAGTCCTTGGATATCTCAATAGGGCGGGCTTTTTTCACCTTTGTCAGTTTTGTTGGGTTCCTCGTTGCTGGTAGCATGAAAGGATGCGTCGTTTCCTTCTGCAGTATGTCTCGAAGATGGGCAGTGGACTGGAAGTATTTTACTGAATTGTTTTCAATGAActgtggtttcggtttcactctCTTGATATTGTCAGTCAATGAAGCTATCGTTTTGGAATAAAGCGGCGAATTCTTCGATGTTACAATGCTCGACTCTTCCGGAGCGTTGTAATCAAAGTCCTCCAGGTGATTCTGATCAGACTGAGATTTAAATGGTTCCGGCTTCTTGTATGTTTGGTAGGGAATTATGATCTGTAtttgctttggtttttttgtagACATCAGATTCTGGTATCCTCCGAGTGTAGCTGTCAGTGAATATGGCGTTGCTATCGTTGTGATGCCGGAGACATGTTGTTTAGTGTCTGTAGTAATAATCGAAGTAGTAGTATCAACCATTCTCAAATCTAACTCAGAATAGTTGGCTTTACGAAACTGTGACGGAAGACTGGAACCGATCCGGAAGGTTTCCGCGTAGATGTCACTTGCAACAGGCTCTTCACCCGATGTCGGTACCGTTTCTGTACTGATCGTAGGTGGCCCGACTGTCGATGGTAGCACCTTGTCGTATGGCAGTTCCGTGGTTTCTACACTTTGTTGATTATTCACCGTATCGATAGGAGCATTAGTCTGCTGATTAGCCGAGTAAATAATTTGCACACCATTTCCAAGATCgtcgttgccggttgccggtggagGGTTGAGAATTGTTTTGGTTCTCCCTAGCTGTAAGGACGAAGATGTGGTAGGACCATAGTACCGTGTTTGTGGAACGATACTGGAAACCTCCACCGTCGTTCCGACGATGGCAGATAGGCCACCGTCTTCTTCGGATTCATAGTCCGAATCTTCTTGTGCATCCGTTTTTTGAGGACGATTGTAACTGAGGTTGACGTTCCTGAGAGTTTTGTCACTGCTAATCCCGTTACTTTTTGTTGCCACATTGCGTTTAACGGATGCTTCTGGC
Coding sequences within it:
- the LOC128269206 gene encoding mucin-5AC-like produces the protein MVMTQVFLISGAKIKNKCRGEPNYQPQHHITQNDLSGTAVGNVNTPNNNNVQQPLQQLSPQQRPYAAARYRPIASTTAAPTIFQRISSWFSFLGDDSEQKRSPLSPPTQQPPQVNYHHQQPPHPGPQQNNIGPTGIVQPTPSVQTQQQLQHQQQQYHQQQQQNQQLQQPQLQQLQQQQFPYPFHFRNGSRATQLSQVLTPQGTALQIVSGFQPSAPILESGSPYHPTLAPITQQGGRFRNPEPTTSRASEGTSASSVTRINSDDVNYHPCNNVPWVPISAPSEYPSASGDGGFSPPLTPPGTKQPGDQHSKPIKIQVVNKGKVQSVSPFAGGLTPVVESVVITAPPQAQQLIQLQLQQQQHQLQNLQLQQLQLQQQQLQQELQLLKTTTVNPVLGISPVAAHFITKAPQEAIQQPITLRQVSASYFTNKEYTPPAKLLPIQNEGKPLAPIPLPNLSATPIPPLYTAGSFHSDPYKFYRPYRPVEPIVELGHGYPLSSMSKSNSYIRYSHPSSNNDTKIPDDVEQFSSSASSSIYSTVSYTNGEDSKPEASVKRNVATKSNGISSDKTLRNVNLSYNRPQKTDAQEDSDYESEEDGGLSAIVGTTVEVSSIVPQTRYYGPTTSSSLQLGRTKTILNPPPATGNDDLGNGVQIIYSANQQTNAPIDTVNNQQSVETTELPYDKVLPSTVGPPTISTETVPTSGEEPVASDIYAETFRIGSSLPSQFRKANYSELDLRMVDTTTSIITTDTKQHVSGITTIATPYSLTATLGGYQNLMSTKKPKQIQIIIPYQTYKKPEPFKSQSDQNHLEDFDYNAPEESSIVTSKNSPLYSKTIASLTDNIKRVKPKPQFIENNSVKYFQSTAHLRDILQKETTHPFMLPATRNPTKLTKVKKARPIEISKDSKPFTVRIPKMTPLPPVSSLSLSSLTSVRSGYERFTSPLPVDDRPSDEVGLGASSSSKNAKPLVALSKYTKPITPHYANNTRFKISPTTYAQKSRTTISQLLRATKIIPKGPKHFRADLLASETAQTIRPPLGSNLTMLQYYRTSTLKSSVRQTATTPTITTSISTKVTNDTIKESTDVTDEFTTASPIYERNNGEINLNELQRKIDTWTEQEFGSDDFARKSSTLSLQRVTKAIPWEFLTTTMLPNFRDKLGKSSRLGWHNVKIAISPITKEKIYVVTPQPWTTALWQQQLHNHHFEHHRTHQHQDNVREDYHESEPTARFNVRPTPLYYKSGGSYHTGTSAIGLSPESVNELLDQKPKHAFSGIGSRSSVVNRIQSKKKKVLPIREYILKKHNSTILPV